AATACGGCTGAGTTTGCGTGGCGAGGCTACCCTGCATCCCAAGTTTATTGAATGTATAGCTTATGCCAAGGAGCGGGGGATTAAGGAGGTTTCTTTCTTAACTCATGGCGGCAAGCTGACGTTGCCGTATTTTGAAAAAATGGTTCATGCGGGCATTGACTGGATCACCATTTCAATTGATGGCCTTGGGGAGACTTATGAGAGCATCCGCAAGCCACTTAAATTTAATGACCTGTTCGACAAGATCAAGGCGATTAAGAAATACAAGGACGACCATAACCTCAGACGCCCGGTGATTAAAATTCAAGGTATCTGGCCCGCGATTGCCAATAACCCAGAGGCCTATTACCGCGCGTTTGCTCCATACTCCGATTTGGTTGCGTTCAATCCTTTAATTGACTATCTGTCCAATGACTCTCATATCGAATATCTGGATAATTTTACATGTCCGCAACAATATCAGCGGCTGGTGATAGGGGCTGACGGGTTGGTGATGAAGTGCTCGAATGATGAGGAAAACCGCGAAGTGATCGGCGACATCAAGCGGGAAACCGTGCATCAGGTGTGGCACGGCGAGAAAATGGAGGCGGTGCGCGAAATGCATAAACAGCCGCGCGGTTTTTTGCAAAGTGCCGTATGCCGCAAGTGCTATCTGCCGCGCTTGACCAATGACGAGGAGGCGCAGTTGGGCGACCGCACATTCATCGTGCGCAATTATGTGAACCGCAGCCAGGTGATAGGTAAATAGGCGGCAAACCTGTGAGAACTGAACCCAGAGGATAATTTTCACCATGTTCAAGAAATACACGGCGGATCGTTGCTACATCATTGCGGAGATCGGCGGCAATTTCACCGCCATTGACGAAGCTCGCCGCCTGATTGACGCCGCCGCGGAATGCGGTGTGGACGCGGTCAAACTACAGACTTATCGCGCCGATACGTTGTCCAGCACCCGTGCCATTTTTGATATGGAGAACACGGGGATTGTTTCCCAGTATGAGATGTTTCAGAAGTTCGAAATCAGTGAGAGTTTGCACAAGAAAGTCTTTGACTATGCCGAATCCAAAGGCTTGGACTGGTTTTCCACGCCTTCGCACGCAACCGATGTGGATATGCTGGAAAAATACGGTGTCGGCGCACACAAAATCGGTTCGGACGATGCGGTGAACTTGCCTTTTCTGCGCCATGTGGCGCGTACCGGCAAGCCGATTATGCTTTCGACCGGCATGTGTACGCTGGAAGAAGTACGCGATTCGGTTGATGCCATTTTGGCGGAAGGCAACGAAAATCTGATTTTGCTGCACGCCGTCACAAGCTATCCGACCCATCCGGGAAACGTCAATTTAGCCGCCATGCAGACGCTGATGCAGGCGTTCC
The Nitrospinota bacterium genome window above contains:
- a CDS encoding SPASM domain-containing protein; amino-acid sequence: MTDRHVPINKGNYSMDTPERETHFEQCRGDGWEAEYTDYRNKWAALAKSQHVSEYPLLVDIELSSVCNLACPMCYTITDEFSKVVNTTRMDFDLYKRIIDEIGGKVPAIRLSLRGEATLHPKFIECIAYAKERGIKEVSFLTHGGKLTLPYFEKMVHAGIDWITISIDGLGETYESIRKPLKFNDLFDKIKAIKKYKDDHNLRRPVIKIQGIWPAIANNPEAYYRAFAPYSDLVAFNPLIDYLSNDSHIEYLDNFTCPQQYQRLVIGADGLVMKCSNDEENREVIGDIKRETVHQVWHGEKMEAVREMHKQPRGFLQSAVCRKCYLPRLTNDEEAQLGDRTFIVRNYVNRSQVIGK
- a CDS encoding N-acetylneuraminate synthase family protein, which encodes MFKKYTADRCYIIAEIGGNFTAIDEARRLIDAAAECGVDAVKLQTYRADTLSSTRAIFDMENTGIVSQYEMFQKFEISESLHKKVFDYAESKGLDWFSTPSHATDVDMLEKYGVGAHKIGSDDAVNLPFLRHVARTGKPIMLSTGMCTLEEVRDSVDAILAEGNENLILLHAVTSYPTHPGNVNLAAMQTLMQAFPQLDVGYSDHTLSPVACLCAVAMGARVIEKHFTFDKKADGPDHMLSADPGEMRWLVEAVRNFETMRGSGIKRPADSEKVTRRNNRKSVVLNRNVKAGERLTEQDIAVKRPGYGIGPKYFDQVVGRTVAADMKKDDVLTWADLA